GATGGTGTGCAAAGGGTGCATCTTCTTCCACCGTTAGATACTAAAGAAACACACAATCTTATGAATAAGTGTTTTATGGTTATGACAGATTCAGGTGGACTTCAAGAAGAAGCCCCTCATCTTGGAAAACCTGTACTTGTTTTAAGAGATGTAACAGAAAGACCAGAAGCTGTACACTCTGGAACTGTTAAGCTTGTTGGAACAAATATGTTTGAAATTATTCAAAATGCTAATAGGCTTATAAAGAATTTATCAGAATATGAGTCTATGAGCAAGGCTGTAAACCCTTATGGAGATGGTAAAGCTTCTGAGCGAATTGTTGATGCTATACTATATAGCTTTGGTTATAACAATGGAAGGGTTCAGGAATTTAAACCTAGTAAAGAATAACGGTGTTCGTATTATGAAACAAGAAGGCTTTGGCCTTCTTTTTTTTCACACTTTTTTAAGAAAACTATATATTAATAATATACTTATCGAATAAAACTGAAAATTCTTGTCCATAATCTAGAGGAAGTCAATTTATGCAGGGGGATAAGAATATGAAAACAAAAGCAATTATATTATTTATATTTATAGTTATTGGATTTGGGTATTTCAATAATAGCTACCTAATAGGGTCAAAAGATGTAGATTTTTTTAATGATATAGTAAATATTTCAGGGGGAAAGGTTAAAGAGTTTGGTGTGAAGGCAAGTACTGAAACAAAAGAAGATCCAGAAGAATATTGCCTAAGCATACTAGAAAAACTTAATATTAGCAATTCTGATATAAATATACTTAAAGATAACAATGTTTATTCAATTGAATTCACTAATAATGAAACAAAAGGTTACATAGAAAGCACAAGTTATGATAATCATAATGTTGTGACTTTAAATGTGGTACAGTATAGTAATGAAAATAAGCTTTCAGAACTTAAAAATAAAGTAGGTATTGCACTAGGAAAGGCTGATAAGGATATCAAGTATTTTGATTACTTAAAAGCTGAGATATATAAAGATGATAAAACAAAAGTAAATAAAGATATAGCTGAATTTTTAAAACAAAAGAATGTCTCAAATATCGACACTGTAAAAATAGACAATGGATACAGCACAGTAGCTTATACTAAAAAATATCCAGTTATGAAGAACAACGGAAAATGGATGGATTTTAATTATGCTGTATGCAGTTATTCATCTGGTGATTACGTTATAATTGGATCACCTGTAATTATTACAACATATTAGTGATCAAGAAATGGGGGATATGAATGGAAAAGATAGTGGTAAAAGGTGGAAGTAAACTTAGCGGCAAGATAAAAATAAGTGCAGCAAAAAACTCAGTGCTTCCAATTATTGCAGGAAGCATTTTAAGTGGAGGCAGATGTGTTATCGAAAATGCTCCAATGCTTGAGGATGTTTTTGTTATTAGTGATGTATTGAAAAGTGTATCAGCTGAAACTGTAATTGATAAGGAAAACAGCAGAATATTGATTGATACCAGCAATATTAGTTATGGAGAACCATCCAGTGAATTAGTTAGAAAAATGAGAGCGTCTTTTTTGATCATGGGCCCCATGATTGCAAGGTTTGGAAGATTTAAAATTTCTCTTCCAGGAGGCTGCAACATTGGAACACGACCAATAGATTTGCACTTGAAAGGGTTAACAGCTTTAGGTGCAGAGGTAAGTATAGGACATGGTTATGTAGAAGCTGTTGCAAATAGGCTTATAGGAAATAAAGTTTATTTGGATTTTCCTTCAGTAGGGGCTACTGAAAATATTATGATGGCTGCGGTTTTTGCTGATGGTGAAACAATTATTGAGAACTCAGCAGAAGAACCAGAAATTGAAGATTTAGCTAAGTTTTTAAATAATATGGGAGCTATTATTGAAGGAGCTGGAACAGATACAATTAAAATTACAGGGGTAAAAAGCCTAAGGGGCACTGTACACAAACCTATATGCGATAGAATTGAAGCAGGTACCTTTATGGTTGCAGGAGCAATAACTAGAAGTAAAGTTGAAGTGGTAGGGGTTAATGAGGAACATTTGAAGCCAATTATAGCTAAGCTTACTGAGATGGGAGTTTCTTTGGAACTTGGAGAAGACAGCATAATTGTAGACGGTACAAAGATTTTAAAGCCTGTGGATATTAAAACAATGCCATATCCGGGATTTCCAACGGATATGCAGGCTCAAATGATGAGTTTGCTATGCACAGTGAAGGGCACAAGTGTTATTACTGAAACTATATTTGAGAATAGATTTATGCATGCACAGGAATTGAAGAGGATGGGAGCAAACATTAAGATTGATGGACGCAGTGCTGTTGTCGAAGGTGTAGATATGCTTACAGGCTCAGAAGTTAAGGCTACAGACTTAAGAGCTGGTGCTGCGCTCATTCTAGCTGGTCTAGCATCAGAAGGGGAAACTGTAATTAGCGATATATATCATATAGATAGAGGATATGTTGATATAGAGAATAAGTTTAAAGGCTTGGGAGCAGATATAAAAAGAATAGAGGCTTAACGCTTTTTAGTGAGCTGGTACATAGTGTGCCAGCTCTTAAAATTTTATAAGGCATAAAATATTAAAACGTATCCTAACTTTTAATTCTTTTAAAGGTAATATAAAGGAGTATTCGCTAATAAACTGTAATATGCGCAAAACTCTTAACTAAAGAGGGGGAATACTATGCAGAGAGTTTATGTGAAATTTCAGTTTAAAAAGTTAGCAGCAGTTTTTATTATCTTCATTATCTTTGTAATAGCTATGTCTATTTTCATAGTTGGAATAGGTAATAAAGAAAGCTATTTAAATAATAATAATGGTGTCACACAAAAATTTAGACAGAACAGTGATGACGCAGTATTAAAGAAGACTAGCGGTGAGATAAAAGTGAAAATTTACATGTCTCAACAGGATAAAATAGCTGAGATACCTTTGGAGGAATATGTAAGAGGAGTGGTGGCTGCAGAGATGCCTGCTAACTTTGGTGTAGAGGCCTTGAAGGCTCAGGCTGTTGCAGCAAGAACTTATGTACTTGGACATATGACGGAATTTGGAGGTAATAAATGTTCTATAGGTAAGGGCGCAGATATATGTGACACTGTTCACTGTCAAGCTTACATGGATAAAGAAAAAAGATATAATGATTGGAATAAGAGTGAAGCGGATATATATTGGAGTAAAATAACAGATGCTGTTAAAGATACCGCTGGGAAAGTTTTAACTTATGAAGGTAAGCTAGTGTTGGATCCTTATTATTTTGCTATGAGTAGCGGCAAAACTGAGAATGCTGTTGATGTTTTTGCTTATGATAAGCCGTATTTAAGAAGTGTTGAGAGTGAGGGAGATAAGAACGTTAAGGATTTCCAAACTACAACTACATATACCTATGATAAGCTGAGTAGTATTATTAATAACAAGTATCCAAAGGCAAATGTTTCACCCAAAAAACTAAAAAGTCAGGTAAATATAACTGACAGGACATCTGGTGGGGGAAGTGTTAAAAATATGAAGGTAGGAAGTATTTCTATAACAGGCAGGCAGTTTAGAGAACTTTTGGGCTTACGGTCCTCAAACTTTGATATAGTATATGGCTCTAAGAATATTCAGGTAGTAGCAAAAGGAAGCGGTCATGGAGTCGGCATGAGTCAATGGGGGGCAAGTATCATGGCTAAGGAAGGCAATAGCTATGATAGAATTCTCATTCATTATTACCAGGGAGTAAAAATAGAAAATATTGAAAATATAAAATGATAATTTAGAGATATCCATTTGAAGGATATCTTTGTTTTTTATAGTAATCAATAAATAATGTGTCAAAAGTTAAGGAAAAATGTAGAAATAAAATTATATAAAAAATGTATTAAGTGCCAAGCTCTGGACAGAATACAGAAAGGAGGTGTTTGTATGAACAAAAAATTTTTCAGCAAAACGTCAAACTTTTTTAGAAAGGAAGGCTTCTACGTAATCCTATTTGTATGCTTGTGCGTAGTAGCTACAGTGGCAGCTGTTACATCAAGAACAGCAAAACCAAAGAACCCACCAGTAGTTAATGAAACAGCAGTTAACGATTCAAAGACTACAGGCACAGGATTAATAACTGAGGAGCCAACTAATGACTACCCAAACGCTTTACAGGTTAAGGAAACACCTAAACCTAACACAAGCGCTAACGCCAATACTGGAATAACAGTCCCAAAGACTGGTACAGCAGCAGTATCAAAAAGCGTTGATTTCAAATTTATAAATCCTGTTGAAGGGACTCTTGCGAGAGCTTACTCTGAAGATCCAGTTTACTCAGATTCAACAGATTCTTGGAGACCAAACTTCGGAATGGATATTAAAGCTGAACTTGGTAAATCTGTAGTTGCAGCAGCTGATGGAAAAGTATTAGAAGTTGGCGAAGGCGAGTATGGCAGTTATGTTGCTATATATCACGAAAATGGTCTTACAACAGTATATGCTAACTTGGATAAAGAAATCAAGGTTTCAAAGGGTCAGTCAGTAAAGAAAAACACACAGATAGGTAAGGTTGGTAATACAACTCTTAGAACAGGATATGAAAAGTATGGCAGCCATTTGCACTTTGAAGTAATAAAAGGCAAAGATGTAAACAATGACAATAACAAAGTTGATCCAGCTAAATATGTAAAATATACATTAGCAAAATAATTGGCAGGCTAATATACTTGTAAATTGCAGAAAACAATATTCTGCAAATAGCCATAAATTTTAAATACTTTTATTTAGCCGTTTTCCGAAATAATTAGCGGAAAATGGCTAATGAAAGTAATTTAACATAGTACAAATGCATATTTATAAATATAGAAGGGTTAAGGAGGTAGCACTTTGAAAGACTACATTGAAGAAAGAGTTCTTGAAGTCGCAAACTACATTATTAATTCAAAAGCTACAATTAGAAAAACAGCCAAAGTATTTGGAGTAAGTAAAAGCACTATACACAAGGATATGACAGAGAGGTTACCGAAAATAAATCCTCAAGTAGCAGATGAAGCTAAGAGCATTTTGGATGTAAATAAGGCAGAAAGACACATTAGAGGTGGAAAAGCTACTAAAATGAAGTACAAGGCTATTGAAGGATAAAAATATTCCTATTATAATTAGATTATAAAGCTTAAAATAGTGGAAATTTCAAGTAAATTTGCAGCTTGTTTTAAAGTATTACAAAAGAGCAGGAGTGTATGTAGGGATGTTTTTTAGCTTAGGAACGGATATGGGGATTGACTTAGGTACAGCCACAGTACTTGTGTATATTAAGGGCAAGGGTGTTATACTCAAAGAACCTTCTGTAGTTGCCATTGATAAGAGCAATAATAGGGTTAGGGCTGTTGGTGAAGAAGCTAGACAGATGATAGGAAGAACCCCGGGAAATATAGTGGCTATAAGACCGCTTAGGGATGGGGTTATATCAGATTATGATATTACAGAGACAATGCTTAAACATTTTATCAGAAAAGCATGTGGTAAAAGAAGAATTTCAACTCCTAGAGTAATGATATGTATACCATGTCAAGCAACAGAAGTTGAGAAAAGAGCTGTTAGAGACGCAGCTGTTAATGCAGGAGCAAAAAAAGTTTTTTTAATTGAAGAACCGCTGGCTGCAGCCATAGGTGCAAATCTTGACATAACCGAAGCAAGTGGGAACATGGTAATAGATATAGGCGGAGGTACAACTGATATTGCAGTAATTTCTTTAGGTGGAATAGTTGTGAGATCATCTATTAAGATGGCGGGAGACAAGTTTGACGAAGCAATAATAAGATACATTAGAAAAAAGCATAAATTAATGATTGGTGAAAGAACTTCCGAGGATTTAAAAATAAATATTGGTTCAGCATTTAAGAGAGATAAAGAAGTTACTATGGAAATAAGAGGAAGAGACCTAATATCAGGTCTTCCCAAAAATATAATTGTATCCTCAGAGGAAATGAGAGAAGCTTTAAAGGATACTGTAAATGCTATTGCTGAATGTACCCATTCAGTATTGGAAAGAACTCCACCTGAACTTGCAGCGGATATCGCTGATAAAGGTATTATCATGACTGGTGGGGGCGCTCTTTTAAATGGCTTAGACAAGCTAATAGCCGAAGTTACTAAAGTGCCAGTAAGAGTGGCAGAGGATCCTGTGTCTTGTGTGGCCTTAGGAACTGGCTTAGTTCTTGACTATATAGACAAAATAGACCTTAGAAGTAACGGTTATGATGTCGCTTTAATAGACAGATAGTTGAATCTGATAAAAGCTTAGGCTCTGCAGTACTGCAGAGCCTAAGCTTTTTTAAAGCACTTTTTCGCTGTCTCTCTTATACAAGTAATAAGCATGCATAACTGCATCTGTTATAACTTTTGATAGTTTCATAATTAAATCGAGTCGTATGTTTCTATTGGTAAATAATTCACTGCTTTCGCTGGAGTCTACAATTCCAATAAGAGAAGCTTTGCCGACATCAGGCAAGGATTTACCAACTCCCTTTCCGGGATGAATAGGATAATCTCTAGCTTGAATTTCACCTATGCTGTCACTGTCGCCTAGACAAGCATCTATACCGATGATATTTCCATTAGGATAAGCGTTTTTAATCTCGTTAAGTCTTTTATCTATATTTAAGGCATGGATTGGTTCTGATATTGTTCCAAACACGGGAAACGGGAAAAAACTTTGTTTTAAAAATGTTCCAACTAATGGACCTAAGCAATCTCCAATACATCTATCTGTACCAATGCACACTATAATTGTATTCTCATCCATATAGTCTTTTATAAAGTTTGCAATTTCGTAATAGGCTAAAGGATTTGTAAAGTGTGTTTTTATCTTGCTCAAGAAATAACCTCCCTGTCCTGCTTATTATGCTCTGAACAATTATTAATTGTTCAGTTCCTTATTATGTTTAATTCGTCAGTTATAAACTTATTAATAATATATATGTGGAAAGTACATGGAATATAAGAAAAACTGAATAAAATTTATAAATAATGGAATAATACCCTAATAGGAGGGATTTCCATGCGTAAAAAAATAGGTTCTATAATAATTATTGTTTTCACATTGATTTATGTTTCTGTTATGATTTATGTAAGCGGATATGATTTGGTTGAAATAGGTAGAGTAAAAGCAAGACAAGTTATAAATAGTGCTAAAAATAGTAAAATTGCATTAATATTAGAAAATAATAAAAAGCCCAAGGTCATATATGAAGATGTTAAGCAAAACTCTGAAATTGCAGTGAATAATAATACAAATAAAAATAATGTTAAGAAGTCTGAAGGAAAGCTTTATCCTTTAACTGTTATGAAAGTTAGTGATAAAGCTAAGGAAAGCAAGCTTGAAAAAATATACCTTGAAGAAAGAGAAATACGACAATCTGCAAACGATCAAACACCTATAGATTTAAATAGTATAGCTAAAGCACCAAAGAGTAAAAGTGAAACTAAGTCCAACAGCGAAAATAAAAATAATGAAGATGTATCAGTATTCAAGGTTATGACTCAATACCAGCTTACAGCTGAGGATAAGGAGCGAATACGTACGCTATCTAAGAAATTGTCACCTTTAGATCAAGAAAAAATAAATACATATCTTCAATTTATAAACGATGTCAATGCAAAGAATGCAGTTAATCTTTTAAGAGATAGACTATCCGATAAGGAATTTGAGAAAATAAAGGACATAAGCATAAAACTTAATAAGTAATAATTTTTAGAAAGTATTATCAAATTATAGTTTTGTGTAGAAAATTGAAGATATAAAGAGAAATTTTATTGACAGTTTTTTTGTGCTATGGTATTATATTTTCGAATTTAATAAGAATAATTGCTCTTATCAAGAGAGGTGGAGGGATTTGGCCCTGTGAAGCCCGGCAACCGGTTAGATAACTAAGGTGCCAATTCCGCAGCATAAAGCTTGCAAGATAAGTGATACGTTATATACGTGCCTCTTCTTGTAGAAGAGGTTTTATTTTGCAAAAGACAGCTTAGGTATAGGCTTATTAATTTGTTAATAATAATTTATACATACAGAAGGGAGATTTTGGAATGAGAAGATTATTTACTTCTGAATCAGTTACAGAAGGACATCCAGATAAAATTTGTGATCAGATTTCAGACTCAGTGCTAGATGCAATACTTGCTCAAGATCCTAATGCCAGAGTAGCGTGTGAAACAGCTGTAACTACTGGTATGGTTTTAGTTATGGGGGAAATATCAACAAACTGCTACGTTGATATTCCTAAAGTAGTTAGAAAAACTATCGAAGATATTGGTTATACTAGAGCAAAATATGGTTTTGACAGTGATACATGTTCTGTTCTTACATCAATAGATGAGCAGTCATCTGACATAGCTATGGGAGTTGACGAAGCTCTAGAATCTAAGAAAGGCGAAATGGACAAGATTGAGGCTATAGGTGCAGGAGACCAGGGTATGATGTTTGGGTTTGCTACAAATGAAACTCAAGAATTTATGCCTCTTCCGATAGCAATGGCTCACAGACTTGCAAGAAGACTTTCCGAAGTTAGAAAAAATGGAACACTTTCTTATTTAAGACCTGATGGAAAGACTCAGGTTACAGTAGAATACGAAGATGATAAGCCAGTTAGAATAGATACAATAGTTATTTCGACTCAACACAATCCAGACGTTACTCGTGAGGAAATAGAGAGAGACTTAATTGAGAACGTAATTAGAAAGATAGTTCCATCTAATCTTCTTGATGATAAGACCAGATACTATATAAATCCAACAGGAAGATTTGTTATTGGTGGTCCACAAGGAGACTCAGGTCTTACTGGTAGAAAAATAATTGTTGATACTTATGGTGGATATGGAAGACATGGAGGTGGAGCTTTCTCCGGAAAAGATCCAACAAAGGTAGACAGATCAGCTGCTTATGCTGCAAGATGGGTTGCTAAAAATTTAGTTGCAGCGGGTGTAGCCGATAAGCTTGAAATTGAGCTTGCTTATGCTATAGGAGTTGCAAAACCAGTATCAATTGAAGTTATAACTTTTGGAACTAATAAAGTTTCAGATGAAAAGATCATAGATATAATTAACAAGGTGTTTGACTTAAGACC
The genomic region above belongs to Clostridium swellfunianum and contains:
- a CDS encoding rod shape-determining protein is translated as MFFSLGTDMGIDLGTATVLVYIKGKGVILKEPSVVAIDKSNNRVRAVGEEARQMIGRTPGNIVAIRPLRDGVISDYDITETMLKHFIRKACGKRRISTPRVMICIPCQATEVEKRAVRDAAVNAGAKKVFLIEEPLAAAIGANLDITEASGNMVIDIGGGTTDIAVISLGGIVVRSSIKMAGDKFDEAIIRYIRKKHKLMIGERTSEDLKINIGSAFKRDKEVTMEIRGRDLISGLPKNIIVSSEEMREALKDTVNAIAECTHSVLERTPPELAADIADKGIIMTGGGALLNGLDKLIAEVTKVPVRVAEDPVSCVALGTGLVLDYIDKIDLRSNGYDVALIDR
- the spoIID gene encoding stage II sporulation protein D, translating into MQRVYVKFQFKKLAAVFIIFIIFVIAMSIFIVGIGNKESYLNNNNGVTQKFRQNSDDAVLKKTSGEIKVKIYMSQQDKIAEIPLEEYVRGVVAAEMPANFGVEALKAQAVAARTYVLGHMTEFGGNKCSIGKGADICDTVHCQAYMDKEKRYNDWNKSEADIYWSKITDAVKDTAGKVLTYEGKLVLDPYYFAMSSGKTENAVDVFAYDKPYLRSVESEGDKNVKDFQTTTTYTYDKLSSIINNKYPKANVSPKKLKSQVNITDRTSGGGSVKNMKVGSISITGRQFRELLGLRSSNFDIVYGSKNIQVVAKGSGHGVGMSQWGASIMAKEGNSYDRILIHYYQGVKIENIENIK
- the yyaC gene encoding spore protease YyaC, with the translated sequence MSKIKTHFTNPLAYYEIANFIKDYMDENTIIVCIGTDRCIGDCLGPLVGTFLKQSFFPFPVFGTISEPIHALNIDKRLNEIKNAYPNGNIIGIDACLGDSDSIGEIQARDYPIHPGKGVGKSLPDVGKASLIGIVDSSESSELFTNRNIRLDLIMKLSKVITDAVMHAYYLYKRDSEKVL
- a CDS encoding M23 family metallopeptidase, yielding MNKKFFSKTSNFFRKEGFYVILFVCLCVVATVAAVTSRTAKPKNPPVVNETAVNDSKTTGTGLITEEPTNDYPNALQVKETPKPNTSANANTGITVPKTGTAAVSKSVDFKFINPVEGTLARAYSEDPVYSDSTDSWRPNFGMDIKAELGKSVVAAADGKVLEVGEGEYGSYVAIYHENGLTTVYANLDKEIKVSKGQSVKKNTQIGKVGNTTLRTGYEKYGSHLHFEVIKGKDVNNDNNKVDPAKYVKYTLAK
- the murA gene encoding UDP-N-acetylglucosamine 1-carboxyvinyltransferase — translated: MEKIVVKGGSKLSGKIKISAAKNSVLPIIAGSILSGGRCVIENAPMLEDVFVISDVLKSVSAETVIDKENSRILIDTSNISYGEPSSELVRKMRASFLIMGPMIARFGRFKISLPGGCNIGTRPIDLHLKGLTALGAEVSIGHGYVEAVANRLIGNKVYLDFPSVGATENIMMAAVFADGETIIENSAEEPEIEDLAKFLNNMGAIIEGAGTDTIKITGVKSLRGTVHKPICDRIEAGTFMVAGAITRSKVEVVGVNEEHLKPIIAKLTEMGVSLELGEDSIIVDGTKILKPVDIKTMPYPGFPTDMQAQMMSLLCTVKGTSVITETIFENRFMHAQELKRMGANIKIDGRSAVVEGVDMLTGSEVKATDLRAGAALILAGLASEGETVISDIYHIDRGYVDIENKFKGLGADIKRIEA
- the metK gene encoding methionine adenosyltransferase, with the protein product MRRLFTSESVTEGHPDKICDQISDSVLDAILAQDPNARVACETAVTTGMVLVMGEISTNCYVDIPKVVRKTIEDIGYTRAKYGFDSDTCSVLTSIDEQSSDIAMGVDEALESKKGEMDKIEAIGAGDQGMMFGFATNETQEFMPLPIAMAHRLARRLSEVRKNGTLSYLRPDGKTQVTVEYEDDKPVRIDTIVISTQHNPDVTREEIERDLIENVIRKIVPSNLLDDKTRYYINPTGRFVIGGPQGDSGLTGRKIIVDTYGGYGRHGGGAFSGKDPTKVDRSAAYAARWVAKNLVAAGVADKLEIELAYAIGVAKPVSIEVITFGTNKVSDEKIIDIINKVFDLRPAAIIRDLDLRKPIYKQTAAYGHFGRTDIDLPWERLDKVEEIKKYL
- the spoIIID gene encoding sporulation transcriptional regulator SpoIIID, with amino-acid sequence MKDYIEERVLEVANYIINSKATIRKTAKVFGVSKSTIHKDMTERLPKINPQVADEAKSILDVNKAERHIRGGKATKMKYKAIEG
- a CDS encoding YwmB family TATA-box binding protein — protein: MKTKAIILFIFIVIGFGYFNNSYLIGSKDVDFFNDIVNISGGKVKEFGVKASTETKEDPEEYCLSILEKLNISNSDINILKDNNVYSIEFTNNETKGYIESTSYDNHNVVTLNVVQYSNENKLSELKNKVGIALGKADKDIKYFDYLKAEIYKDDKTKVNKDIAEFLKQKNVSNIDTVKIDNGYSTVAYTKKYPVMKNNGKWMDFNYAVCSYSSGDYVIIGSPVIITTY